One Polaribacter sp. KT25b DNA segment encodes these proteins:
- a CDS encoding sulfatase-like hydrolase/transferase, protein MKNILTRISVCCFALIAFNTIAQTTSGTRPNIIVILADDLGYADVGFNRDATFPVDRGVIPTPNIDALASTGIVVKNAHVAHPFCGPSRVALLTGMMPHRIGAQYNLPNDITSTLGVPENETYFSSVLQNSSYNTAAFGKWHLGFKEGSYQPLDRGFDYFYGFLGGGKNYFESEYEDGFYNRLGGANPVTNEYQDPIWRDRGYVARDEYSNAENEDYLTDLLTDEAIGYANSVAGSSDPYFMYLSYNAPHTPLQAPEAEVAQFKLDNPNFENLIRNSTYITESTPVTKEADPAKKAELIEKFVQARITYATMVTNMDKNIGRLVTELKKDMTKFNNTVIIFLSDNGGYTYSKGAVNWPLDALKGSVKEGGHKVPMFVSWPNKITSSATYNHQISSLDIYPTLVALAGETVPAGKTIDGVNFMDKLIAGEDARPDDQILIMRPQNGFHNGGIAYDHWKIVKTANGGKWSLYDIATDPGEETDVRNSDPNGEEIVQDILDRAIALVVDFKDVKPAWYDNDNEDVDGDGIGDGHVHSFLWEDGTLPGYDRLFETPLLKLEGELSKISIAKTTDATEGIVNGVFTVSLPEGVMATEDIDVTYTISGDATDGTDYTTLSGTVTIMNGTNASEINIVATEDGLDEISESVIITLATTTFGSVESTPAEINIFDVIEPTVLTAGDIAIVGWKAGKGKLAFMLLKDISATTKLSISNRTWSNSSNAFTGDYSVDDIWTWSPGAAYTTGDIFILDDNGSVKQVLDNAEVVVGSTSHDYTGKTAESSDGDFDFSVNGEGILIFQADPFVLPTDANSTAWITGINTALGWGNGGGNSRSDLPTALTNGVNANIVGEKHDFGVYTGKLSGTPAQLRASINDVSNWSFSEDAEYNLWSFDTTSGDVSGNIGTAGTLSLSTQNAYQLNIYPNPVSKNVTIQLNNTYKNVDIEVLSITGKLIKKINVKNMIKKNVDISNLSSGMYVLRVKADANLSIEKIIKL, encoded by the coding sequence ATGAAAAATATCTTAACTAGAATTAGCGTTTGTTGTTTCGCGTTAATAGCTTTTAATACTATAGCACAAACAACAAGCGGAACAAGGCCAAATATCATTGTCATTTTAGCCGACGATTTAGGGTATGCAGATGTTGGTTTTAATAGAGATGCAACTTTTCCGGTTGATAGAGGTGTAATTCCTACTCCAAATATAGATGCTTTAGCAAGTACAGGAATTGTTGTAAAAAATGCACACGTAGCGCATCCTTTTTGTGGACCAAGTAGAGTTGCGTTATTAACTGGTATGATGCCTCATAGAATTGGTGCTCAATATAATTTACCAAATGATATTACATCAACATTAGGTGTGCCAGAAAATGAAACTTATTTTTCATCAGTATTACAAAATTCTAGCTATAATACAGCTGCGTTTGGTAAATGGCATTTGGGTTTTAAAGAAGGTTCTTACCAGCCACTTGATAGAGGTTTTGATTATTTTTATGGATTTTTAGGAGGTGGAAAAAACTACTTTGAAAGTGAATATGAAGATGGTTTTTATAATAGATTAGGTGGTGCAAATCCTGTAACAAACGAATATCAAGATCCTATTTGGAGAGATAGAGGTTATGTTGCTAGAGACGAATATAGCAATGCAGAAAATGAAGACTATTTAACAGATTTACTTACGGATGAAGCAATTGGGTATGCAAATAGTGTTGCAGGTTCTTCTGATCCTTATTTTATGTATTTGTCTTATAATGCACCACATACACCTTTACAAGCGCCTGAAGCAGAAGTGGCACAGTTTAAATTAGATAATCCTAATTTTGAAAACTTAATAAGAAATAGCACATACATTACGGAATCGACGCCTGTTACTAAAGAAGCAGATCCTGCTAAGAAAGCAGAATTAATTGAAAAATTTGTGCAAGCACGTATTACCTATGCTACGATGGTAACAAATATGGATAAAAATATTGGTAGATTGGTTACAGAGTTAAAAAAAGACATGACAAAATTTAACAACACTGTTATTATCTTTTTAAGTGACAATGGTGGGTATACCTATAGTAAAGGAGCAGTAAATTGGCCTTTAGATGCTTTAAAAGGAAGTGTAAAAGAAGGTGGACATAAAGTGCCAATGTTTGTAAGTTGGCCAAATAAAATTACAAGTAGTGCTACTTATAATCATCAAATTAGTTCTTTAGATATCTATCCTACTTTAGTAGCGTTAGCTGGTGAAACTGTGCCTGCTGGGAAAACAATAGACGGGGTTAATTTTATGGACAAATTAATAGCTGGAGAAGATGCAAGACCAGATGATCAGATTTTAATTATGAGACCTCAAAATGGTTTTCATAATGGTGGAATTGCTTATGATCATTGGAAAATTGTAAAAACAGCAAATGGTGGTAAATGGAGTTTATATGATATTGCTACAGATCCAGGAGAAGAAACAGACGTTAGAAATAGCGATCCAAATGGCGAGGAAATTGTTCAAGATATTTTAGACAGAGCAATTGCATTAGTAGTTGACTTTAAAGATGTGAAACCAGCTTGGTATGACAATGATAATGAAGATGTTGATGGTGATGGTATTGGTGATGGTCATGTTCATAGTTTTCTTTGGGAAGATGGTACTTTACCTGGTTATGACCGACTTTTTGAAACTCCGTTGTTAAAATTAGAAGGTGAACTTAGTAAAATTTCAATAGCTAAAACTACGGATGCTACTGAAGGAATTGTTAATGGTGTTTTTACAGTAAGTTTACCAGAAGGAGTAATGGCAACCGAAGATATAGATGTAACATATACAATAAGTGGCGATGCTACAGATGGTACAGATTATACTACATTATCTGGTACAGTTACAATTATGAATGGCACAAATGCATCAGAAATTAATATTGTTGCAACAGAAGATGGATTAGATGAAATAAGTGAATCAGTAATTATTACATTAGCAACAACAACTTTTGGATCTGTAGAAAGTACACCAGCAGAAATAAATATTTTTGATGTAATTGAACCAACAGTATTAACAGCAGGAGATATTGCAATAGTGGGTTGGAAAGCTGGAAAAGGGAAACTAGCTTTTATGCTGTTAAAAGATATTAGCGCAACTACTAAATTGTCAATTTCTAATAGAACATGGAGTAATTCTTCAAATGCATTTACAGGAGATTATAGTGTAGATGATATTTGGACTTGGTCTCCAGGAGCAGCTTATACTACTGGCGATATTTTTATTCTTGATGATAATGGCAGTGTTAAACAAGTTCTAGATAATGCAGAAGTAGTTGTGGGGTCAACTTCTCACGATTATACAGGTAAAACGGCAGAATCTAGTGATGGAGATTTTGATTTTTCTGTAAATGGAGAAGGTATCTTAATTTTTCAAGCAGATCCTTTTGTACTACCAACAGATGCAAATTCAACAGCATGGATAACAGGAATCAATACTGCACTTGGTTGGGGTAATGGTGGTGGAAACTCTAGAAGTGATTTACCAACGGCGTTAACCAATGGAGTAAATGCAAATATTGTTGGAGAAAAACATGATTTTGGAGTGTATACAGGCAAATTATCTGGAACACCTGCTCAATTAAGAGCAAGTATTAATGATGTAAGTAATTGGTCTTTTTCTGAAGATGCAGAATACAATTTATGGAGTTTTGATACAACTTCTGGAGATGTGTCAGGAAACATTGGTACTGCAGGTACGTTAAGTTTATCAACTCAAAATGCTTATCAATTAAATATTTATCCGAATCCTGTGTCTAAAAATGTTACAATACAATTAAATAATACGTATAAAAATGTTGATATAGAAGTGTTGTCAATTACAGGCAAACTGATAAAAAAAATAAATGTAAAAAATATGATAAAGAAAAATGTCGATATATCTAACTTAAGTTCTGGAATGTATGTTTTAAGGGTAAAAGCAGATGCTAATTTATCAATTGAAAAGATTATTAAATTATAA